From Tiliqua scincoides isolate rTilSci1 chromosome 2, rTilSci1.hap2, whole genome shotgun sequence, the proteins below share one genomic window:
- the LOC136642172 gene encoding tripartite motif-containing protein 10-like has translation MASASPTLEVLKCPICMEYLTDLVTLDCGHNFCRGCITTYCEVWEDLGDLECPLCKARIKKGNFRPNWQLANVVEKIKCLSFYLGKEDLCARHQENLHLFCKEDKELICEGSPEHQSNTVLLVEEAAREFKDQLCSRLEVRRKERERILASQAGTEEESQDLLGQIEEKKTSTVAAFNQMHQFLEDQKTSLLSQLEELEKEIATRREEHVARLKEELSSLEDLIQQMEEKCQQPASELLQDIRRTLQRYEKKEASGNPVAFPPELTCRIREFYDVKQLLVGVMEQFPASEAKVTLDPDTAHPKLILSEDGKSVRWGHQHQDLPDNPERFDCWAFVLDCEGFTAGKHFWEVTVGGEGKWAVGVARQSVRRKGWFLLNPQEGVWAVGKWGGQYTVFSAPANTPLSLSQELKRIRVTLNCAGGQVAFSEADTGVHLYTYSGASFCGETLLPILQVSAEAHLSLSP, from the exons ATggcctcagcctcaccaaccttgGAGGTACTCAAGTGTCCCATCTGCATGGAGTATCTGACAGACCTGGTGACCCTGGACTGTGGTCACAacttctgcaggggctgcatcaCCACCTACTGTGAGGTGTGGGAAGATCTGGGGGACTTGGAGTGTCCCCTCTGCAAAGCTAGAATCAAGAAAGGGAATTTTCGGCCAAACTGGCAACTGGCAAATGTAGTAGAAAAAATTAAATGTCTGTCATTTTACCTGGGAAAAGAGGATTTATGTGCAAGACACCAGGAAAATCTCCATCTGTTCTGCAAAGAAGACAAGGAGTTGATTTGTGAGGGATCCCCAGAACATCAATCGAATACAGTCCTTCTTgtggaagaggctgccagggaatTCAAG GACCAGTTGTGCAGCCGCCTGGAAGTccggaggaaggagagagagagaattctggcaagtcaagcaggaacagaagaggaaagccAAGACCTGCTT GGCCAAATAGAAGAGAAGAAGACAAGCACAGTGGCTGCTTTCAACCAAATGCACCAGTTTCTGGAAGATCAAAAGACGTCTCTCCTCTCACAGTTGGAAGAGCTGGAGAAGGAAATTGCAACCAGAAGAGAGGAGCACGTGGCCAGACTCAAGGAGGAACTgtcctctcttgaagatctcatccagcagatggaggagaaatgccagcagccagcaagtgAACTCCTGCAG gatatTAGGAGGACCTTGCAGAG GTatgagaagaaggaagcatctgggaatcctgtggcttttcctcctgagcTGACCTGCAGAATCAGGGAATTCTATGATGTAAAACAGCTGCTGGTGGGTGTCATGGAGCAATTCCCAG cctccgaagcaaaggtgactctggatccagacacggctCATCCCAAACTCATCCTGTCTGAGGATGGCAAGAGTGTGCGATGGGGACACCAACACCAAGATCTGCCTGACAATCCAGAGAGATTTGACTGTTGGGCTTTTGTGCTGGACTGTGAGGGATTCACTGCAGGCAAACATTTCTGGGAGGtcactgtgggaggggagggaaagtgggctgtgggggttgccaggcagtctgtgaggagaaagggctGGTTTCTTCTTAATCCTCAGGAAGGGGTCTGGGctgtggggaagtggggaggtcaGTACACAGTTTTTAGTGCCCCTGCTAACACTCCTCTGTCCCTGAGCCAGGAACTCAAGAGGATCCGAGTGACTCTGAACTGTGCTGGGGGACAGGTGGCCTTTTCGGAGGCTGACACAGGTGTCCACctctacacttactcaggagcCTCATTCTGCGGAGAGACCCTCCTTCCCATCTTGCAGGTGTCTGCTGAAGCCCACCTGAGCCTCTCTCCCTGA